A DNA window from Daucus carota subsp. sativus chromosome 3, DH1 v3.0, whole genome shotgun sequence contains the following coding sequences:
- the LOC108212620 gene encoding uncharacterized protein LOC108212620 — translation MKIPDYKKNSDKYCDYHRDNGHNTDECYHLKKLIERMVKAGDLNQYVKDLRDRLGPKEDKGKAPEEGERYRGEVRTIFGGTILDRSSKTAKKKYARQVYNLYSINSTKQSYPIMFSQEDYEDVMLPHEDPLVINPVIGQNKIWKVLVDGGSSVNVLYYNTYQKMNLEGKQIDTCYEVKFYVVRVESPFNAILGRPVLTTFEAIASIPHLKLKFPTEKGVGEMRGDQKAARIIMLEDLEKDKDLGGAEGNKRRRTEDGPGGSGHALHIELEKFGNDLSNPIAEPGTETEEVELYAGCSGKMVRIGKDMESELKEKVIDVVRRYHDVFAWGPEDMPGLDESIARHRLNVHPQAVPVKQKKRNFAVERQKVIEAEVEKLLEAKFIEEIEYPEWLANVVVVKKSNNKWRMCVDYTDLNKNCPKDHYPLPNIDQLIDATSGYQILSFLDAFSGYHQIAMDAEDIPKTTFITPKGTYAYIKMPFGLKNAGATFQRMVNKVFADQIGRNMECYVDDMIVKSLFRDHADDLKECFETLRRNNMKLNPAKCTFGVCSGKFLGYMVSARGIKANPEKIKAVLEMEAPKTIRDIQKLTGRLAAFRRFISRSAEKALPFFEVLKGAKNFEWGPNCIKAFEEIKEYLVKAPLLLRPDPRETLQLYLAVSDRTLGAVLVKEHEKNQHPVFYVSHMLRDAETRYPNAEKFAYGLVMASQKLRHYFQGRTIQVVTDQPLKKILSRPEASGRVVAWSVELGEYDLEYVPRTAIKAQALVDFVVECTFSGPNDLEPKEQLIRTPGKWKLFVDGSVAGSKCGAGLILSSPDGFEICQAIRFTFPLTNNEAEYEALLAGMSLAKNLEVRHLRAFSDSMLVVKHFSGEYEQKEPRTKAYAAKVREQTQFFETFELSAIGREDNGRADALSRLASAETQNLTGSIYLTEVKTPSVDKKACLEIHQGINWMTPIRAYLEKGFLPLEKKEAQKIKYRAASYTLIGGRLFRRSVSQPLLRCLDSEEQLLALETVHEGICGEHLAGRSLALKILRQGFFWPTLREDAANYSKKCRQCQIHSNVPKQPPEEMTSVLSPIPFSMWAIDIVGILPTSTRQAKYCIVAIDYMTKWVEARPLSAITEQAAKKFFLEQIIVRFGIPMVCVSDNGTQFFGRKFKEFLASFGIQQRFSSVGHPQGNGAIEAANKIFFHGIKKRLGEAKGLWAEELPWVLWAYRTTPRSSTGETPFRLAYGTDSLVPVEVGLESSRTPVFNPDTNEFGLRGNLDLLEEESEAAHQRNVRYQQQASQYYDSGIRKRSFRVGDMVLRDLATPMPTKQGKLVPNWEGPYTVVEIVRPGTYKLAASDGSPIKNTWHASQLRKYYQ, via the exons ATGAAGATCCCAGATTACAAGAAAAACTCTGATAAGTATTGTGACTATCATCGGGACAACGGTCATAATACCGATGAATGCTACCACTTGAAGAAGTTAATAGAAAGGATGGTCAAGGCTGGTGATTTGAACCAGTATGTTAAAGATCTGAGGGATCGtttgggtcccaaagaagataAAGGGAAGGCGCCCGAAGAGGGTGAGAGATACAGAGGCGAGGTCCGAACGATATTTGGAGGAACAATTCTGGACCGAAGTAGCAAGACAGCCAAGAAGAAGTACGCCCGACAGGTCTACAACCTCTATAGCATTAACTCCACCAAACAGTCGTATCCTATAATGTTCTCACAAGAAGACTATGAGGACGTTATGCTGCCGCACGAGGATCCGCTGGTCATTAATCCCGTGATCGGTCAGAACAAGATCTGGAAGGTCCTGGTTGATGGAGGAAGTTCTGTTAACGTCCTCTACTACAACACCTACCAGAAGATGAACCTGGAAGGCAAGCAGATCGATACCTGCTATGAG GTCAAGTTCTACGTGGTCCGAGTCGAGAGTCCCTTCAATGCCATCTTGGGGAGACCTGTTCTCACTACTTTTgaagctattgcctctatcccCCACCTCAAGTTGAAGTTTCCGACCGAGAAGGGAGTAGGGGAGATGAGAGGTGATCAAAAGGCCGCTCGGATCATTATGCTGGAGGACTTGGAGAAAGACAAGGATCTAGGCGGCGCCGAAGGAAATAAACGGCGCCGAACCGAAGATGGTCCTGGGGGCAGCGGCCATGCCCTACATATTGAGTTGGAAAAGTTTGGGAATGATCTTTCAAACCCGATAGCCGAACCAGGCACTGAGACCGAAGAGGTGGAGTTATACGCAGGGTGCTCGGGAAAAATGGTTCGGATCGGTAAAGACATGGAATCAGAACTGAAGGAGAAGGTGATTGATGTGGTCCGTCGGTACCATGATGTTTTTGCCTGGGGGCCCGAAGACATGCCGGGGTTGGATGAGTCGATCGCTCGGCACAGGCTAAATGTTCATCCACAGGCTGTGCCAGTTAAGCAGAAAAAGAGGAACTTCGCTGTGGAAAGACAGAAGGTGATTGAGGCCGAAGTGGAGAAGTTACTGGAGGCCAAGtttattgaagaaattgagtatCCGGAGTGGTTGGCAAATGTGGTGgtggtcaaaaagtcaaacaacaaATGGAGAATGTGTGTCGATTATACCGACCTCAACAAGAACTGCCCGAAGGATCACTACCCTCTGCCGAACATCGATCAGCTGATAGATGCCACATCCGGCTATCAAATACTCAGCTTCTTGGACGCGTTTTCAGGCTATCATCAGATCGCCATGGATGCCGAGGATATTCCCAAGACAACATTCATCACCCCGAAGGGAACCTATGCTTACATCAAGATGCCCTTCGGTCTGAAAAACGCAGgggccacttttcaaaggatgGTGAACAAAGTCTTCGCCGATCAGATAGGCCGAAACATGGAGTGCTACGTCGACGACATGATAGTAAAATCCTTGTTTCGGGATCATGCCGATGACCTCAAAGAATGCTTTGAGACCCTAAGACGGAACAACATGAAGCTTAACCCCGCCAAGTGCACCTTCGGGGTTTGTAGTGGCAAGTTCCTAGGGTACATGGTCAGTGCAAGGGGGATCAAAGCGAATCCTGAAAAGATAAAGGCAGTATTAGAAATGGAAGCCCCGAAGACCATTCGGGACATTCAGAAGTTAACTGGGCGACTGGCAGCCTTCCGAAGGTTCATCTCTCGGTCGGCGGAAAAGGCGCTCCCTTTCTTCGAAGTTTTGAAGGGAGCAAAGAATTTTGAGTGGGGGCCGAACTGCATCAAGGCCTTCGAGGAAATAAAGGAATATCTAGTTAAAGCCCCCCTACTGCTGAGGCCCGATCCGAGGGAGACCCTCCAACTGTACTTGGCAGTAAGTGACCGAACCCTTGGTGCGGTCTTAGTGAAGGAACACGAGAAGAACCAACATCCGGTCTTCTATGTGTCTCATATGTTGAGGGATGCAGAAACCCGATACCCGAATGCCGAGAAGTTCGCATATGGGCTGGTCATGGCCTCCCAAAAATTGCGACACTATTTCCAGGGGCGAACGATACAAGTGGTCACCGACCAACCCTTGAAGAAGATCCTCAGCCGACCAGAGGCTTCGGGCAGAGTCGTCGCCTGGTCTGTAGAATTGGGGGAATATGACTTAGAGTATGTTCCCCGAACAGCCATCAAAGCCCAAGCCTTGGTTGACTTCGTGGTGGAGTGCACTTTTTCAGGGCCGAATGATTTGGAGCCGAAAGAACAGCTCATCCGCACTCCAGGAAAGTGGAAGCTGTTTGTAGATGGGTCGGTGGCCGGGTCAAAGTGTGGGGCTGGATTGATCCTTTCTAGTCCCGATGGATTTGAGATTTGTCAAGCCATCCGATTCACTTTCCCTTTGACCAACAATGAGGCCGAATACGAAGCCCTCCTGGCAGGAATGAGTCTAGCAAAAAATCTGGAAGTAAGGCATTTGAGGGCTTTTAGTGACTCCATGCTGGTCGTCAAGCACTTTTCCGGGGAATATGAACAGAAAGAGCCCCGAACGAAGGCTTACGCCGCCAAGGTACGGGAACAAACTCAGTTTTTCGAAACATTTGAATTAAGCGCAATCGGTCGGGAGGACAATGGCCGTGCCGATGCTCTCTCTCGTTTAGCCTCGGCCGAAACACAAAACTTGACGGGGTCCATCTACTTGACGGAAGTAAAAACGCCTTCGGTCGACAAGAAAGCTTGCCTGGAGATCCATCAAGGCATAAATTGGATGACCCCCATCAGAGCCTACTTAGAGAAGGGGTTCTTGCCCTTAGAAAAGAAGGAAGCTCAAAAGATAAAGTACCGAGCAGCTAGCTACACACTGATCGGGGGCCGACTCTTTAGGCGATCAGTCTCTCAGCCCCTGCTCCGATGCTTGGATTCAGAGGAACAACTTCTAGCCCTGGAGACAGTTCACGAAGGGATCTGTGGCGAACACCTGGCCGGCCGATCCCTAGCCCTAAAAATACTCCGACAGGGTTTCTTCTGGCCGACCCTTAGAGAAGATGCAGCCAACTATTCAAAGAAATGCCGACAATGTCAAATCCACAGCAATGTTCCGAAGCAACCCCCAGAAGAAATGACTTCGGTCCTCAGCCCAATACCATTCTCCATGTGGGCCATCGACATAGTGGGAATCCTACCGACCAGCACTCGGCAAGCCAAATACTGCATAGTCGCCATTGACTACATGACGAAGTGGGTCGAAGCCCGACCACTTTCAGCTATCACCGAACAGGCCGCCAAGAAATTCTTCCTGGAGCAGATAATTGTGAGGTTCGGCATACCGATGGTGTGTGTATCCGATAATGGCACTCAGTTTTTTGGGAGGAAGTTCAAAGAGTTCTTGGCCAGCTTCGGCATTCAACAAAGGTTCAGCTCGGTCGGTCATCCCCAAGGAAACGGGGCGATCGAGGCAGCTAACAAGATCTTCTTTCACGGAATTAAGAAGCGCCTTGGAGAAGCAAAGGGACTGTGGGCCGAAGAGCTCCCCTGGGTCCTGTGGGCATACCGAACCACTCCTCGCTCTTCGACAGGAGAAACGCCATTTCGGTTAGCTTATGGGACCGACTCACTTGTTCCAGTCGAGGTTGGCCTGGAATCTTCCCGAACCCCGGTCTTCAATCCCGATACCAATGAATTTGGCCTCCGAGGCAACCTGGATCTCCTAGAAGAAGAAAGTGAAGCCGCCCATCAAAGGAATGTCCGATACCAACAACAAGCATCTCAATATTATGATTCGGGTATCCGAAAACGTTCTTTCAGAGTTGGGGACATGGTTCTCCGAGACTTGGCTACTCCTATGCCGACGAAGCAAGGAAAGCTTGTGCCGAACTGGGAAGGACCTTACACAGTTGTCGAGATCGTTCGGCCGGGCACCTACAAACTAGCAGCTTCGGATGGGAGCCCCATTAAGAATACTTGGCACGCTTCCCAACTCCGGAAATACTATCAGTAA